The Bacteroides ovatus genomic interval TGGCAGGTTACGGTATCACTCCCGTCGATGTTAAAAACGCTGTAGATAACGAAAATGTGGAACTTCCTTCAGGTAGTATCGAAGGAAATACCACCGAGTTGACGATCCGTACACTAGGATTGATGCATACCGCAGATGAATTCAATGACTTGATTGTCAAAGAAGAGAATAACCGTATTGTACGATTCAGTGATATCGGACGTGCTGAACTGGGGCCGGCTGATATTAAGAGTTATATGAAGATGAACGGCGTTCCTATGGTGGGTGTCGTAGTCATTCCACAGCCGGGAGCCAACCATATTGAGATTGCGGATGCGGTATACCAGCGTATGGAGCAGATGAAAAAGGACTTGCCGGAAGACGTACACTATAACTACGGTTTTGATAATACCAAGTTTATCCGTGCGTCTATCAATGAGGTAAAGTCAACAGTGTATGAGGCTTTTGTACTCGTAATCATCATTATCTTCCTCTTCCTGCGTGACTGGCGCGTTACATTGGTGCCTTGTATCGTAATTCCTGTCTCCCTCATCGGTGCATTCTTCGTCATGTATCTGGCAGGATTCTCCATCAATGTGCTTTCCATGCTCGCCATCGTACTATCGGTGGGACTGGTGGTAGATGACGCCATCGTTATGACAGAGAATATCTACATCCGTATAGAGAAAGGAATGGCCCCGAAAGAAGCGGGAATAGAAGGAGCCAAAGAAATTTTCTTTGCCGTTATTTCCACCACTATTACGCTGGTAGCGGTATTCTTCCCTATCGTCTTTATGGATGGAATGACGGGACGATTATTCCGTGAGTTCAGTATCGTAATTTCGGGTTCGGTGATTATATCCTCATTTGCCGCATTGACTTTCACTCCGATGTTGGCAACGAAGTTACTCATTAAACGAGAAAAACAAAGTTGGTTCTATGCAAAAACAGAACCGTTCTTTGAAGGAATGAATCGGCTATACAGCCGTTCGCTTGCCGCTTTTCTTAGCAAACGCTGGATCGCTCTTCCATTTACTTTCATCACCATTTGCCTGATTGGTATTCTATGGAATGCAGTTCCTGCGGAAATGGCCCCACTTGAAGACCGTTCGCAAATCAGTATCAATACACGAGGAGCGGAAGGCGTCACCTATGAATATATCAGGGATTACACAGAAGACATCAATCAACTGGTAGACTCCATTCTGCCTGATGCAGAGGCTGTAACTGCCCGTGTATCCAGCGGTAGCGGAAACGTGCGCATCACGCTGAAGGATATGAATGAACGTAATTATACCCAGATGGATGTGGCAGAGAAAATATCAAAAGCGGTACAGAAGAAAACAATGGCGCGTTCATTCGTACAGCAGCAGTCTTCTTTCGGCGGACGTCGTGGAAGCATGCCTGTACAATATGTACTTCAGGCTACCAATTTGGAAAAGCTGGAAGAAGTGTTGCCCAAGTTTATGGCTAAAGTATATGAGAATCCTGTTTTCCAGATGGCGGACGTTGATTTGAAGTTCAGTAAACCGGAAGCTCGTATTCAGATCAACCGTGACAAGGCCAGTATTATGGGGGTAAGTACCAAAAACATTGCTCAAACGCTGCAATATGGATTAAGTGGACAGCGTATGGGATATTTCTATATGAACGGTAAACAATACGAAATTCTTGGTGAAATCAACCGCCAGCAACGAAATAAACCGGCCGACCTGAAAGCTATTTACGTCCGTAGCAGTAGCGGGGATATGATTCAGCTGGACAACTTGATTGAATTGGAAAGCGGTATTGCACCTCCAAAGTTGTATCGTTATAATCGTTTTGTGTCAGCTACCATCTCTGCGGGATTGGCAGACGGCAAAACAATCGGGCAAGGCTTGGATGAAATGGATAAGATTGCCAAAGAAACATTGGATGACACTTTCCGTACTGCCCTGTCGGGAGACTCGAAGGAATATCGTGAAAGTTCTTCCAGTCTGATGTTCGCCTTTATCCTGGCTATCCTTTTGATTTACCTGATTCTGGCAGCCCAGTTTGAAAGTTTCAAAGATCCATTGATTATCATGTTGACAGTGCCGCTGGCTATTGCCGGAGCTTTGGTCTTCATGTATTTCGGAGATATTACGATGAATATTTTCAGTCAGATCGGTATTATCATGCTGATCGGTCTGGTGGCGAAGAACGGTATTCTTATTGTAGAATTTGCCAATCAGAAA includes:
- a CDS encoding efflux RND transporter permease subunit, yielding MNISELSIRRPVLATVLTIIILLFGFIGYNYLGVREYPSVDNPIISVSCSYPGANADVIENQITEPLEQNINGIPGIRSLSSVSQQGQSRITVEFELSVDLETAANDVRDKVSRAQRYLPRDCDPPTVSKADADAMPILMVALQSDKRSLLELSEIADLTVKEQLQTISDVSSVSIWGEKRYSMRLWLDPVKMAGYGITPVDVKNAVDNENVELPSGSIEGNTTELTIRTLGLMHTADEFNDLIVKEENNRIVRFSDIGRAELGPADIKSYMKMNGVPMVGVVVIPQPGANHIEIADAVYQRMEQMKKDLPEDVHYNYGFDNTKFIRASINEVKSTVYEAFVLVIIIIFLFLRDWRVTLVPCIVIPVSLIGAFFVMYLAGFSINVLSMLAIVLSVGLVVDDAIVMTENIYIRIEKGMAPKEAGIEGAKEIFFAVISTTITLVAVFFPIVFMDGMTGRLFREFSIVISGSVIISSFAALTFTPMLATKLLIKREKQSWFYAKTEPFFEGMNRLYSRSLAAFLSKRWIALPFTFITICLIGILWNAVPAEMAPLEDRSQISINTRGAEGVTYEYIRDYTEDINQLVDSILPDAEAVTARVSSGSGNVRITLKDMNERNYTQMDVAEKISKAVQKKTMARSFVQQQSSFGGRRGSMPVQYVLQATNLEKLEEVLPKFMAKVYENPVFQMADVDLKFSKPEARIQINRDKASIMGVSTKNIAQTLQYGLSGQRMGYFYMNGKQYEILGEINRQQRNKPADLKAIYVRSSSGDMIQLDNLIELESGIAPPKLYRYNRFVSATISAGLADGKTIGQGLDEMDKIAKETLDDTFRTALSGDSKEYRESSSSLMFAFILAILLIYLILAAQFESFKDPLIIMLTVPLAIAGALVFMYFGDITMNIFSQIGIIMLIGLVAKNGILIVEFANQKQEAGEDKMSAIKDAALQRLRPILMTSASTVLGLIPLAFATGEGCNQRIAMGTAVVGGMVVSTLLTMYIVPAIYSYISTNRIKKLQE